One genomic window of Elaeis guineensis isolate ETL-2024a chromosome 2, EG11, whole genome shotgun sequence includes the following:
- the LOC105056720 gene encoding uncharacterized protein, whose protein sequence is MMQNKGIPLCLPDKHKSVFNIFSQVRKAIILQLLPKGKVNEIRAMKRKNMDAYQTMQKLVFQTKRWQFESNIIGKTEEENYVGGVKNQTAEQQDSKGEKKPPASPFLMAAMRGIIEMVEILDVSPVVALDVDSDGKNIVLLAAEYGQTHVYKHMLRIGKLKLSKMMMDTLFGGVDEEGNSALHMAAKFNKEKPWNIPGAALQMQSEIKWYKYVQKSMEPGFFKHYNLKRQTAQEIFTDTHKDLLKKAQEWFISTSQSCSVVAALIAAVAYTSATTVPGGNNQNTGFPMFESQSTFQVFAMSSLIALCFSVAALVSFLSILTSRFHESDFETKLPTQLLGGITALFLSIVANLVSFCAGHFYIIHNKLESSVYFLYGFLSLPVMTFFFMSQLRLYVDLIRAQFSQEPERSGEPHCF, encoded by the exons GCAAGGTCAATGAAATTAGAGCGATGAAGAGAAAGAATATGGATGCTTACCAGACCATGCAAAAActtgtttttcaaaccaaaaggtGGCAATTTGAAAGCAATATTATCGGGAAAACTGAGGAAGAAAATTATGTCGGTGGAGTGAAAAACCAGACTGCAGAACAACAGGATTCTAAAGGAGAAAAGAAACCTCCAG CTTCACCATTTCTAATGGCAGCAATGAGAGGCATCATAGAGATGGTGGAAATTCTAGATGTCTCTCCAGTGGTAGCTCTCGATGTGGATTCAGATGGAAAGAATATTGTATTGTTGGCGGCCGAGTACGGACAAACCCACGTTTATAAGCATATGTTGAGAATAGGAAAACTAAAATTATCTAAAATGATGATGGACACTTTGTTTGGGGGAGTGGATGAAGAGGGAAACAGCGCTTTGCATATGGCTGCCAAGTTCAACAAAGAGAAGCCTTGGAATATCCCAGGAGCAGCTCTTCAAATGCAATCGGAGATCAAGTGGTACAAG TATGTCCAGAAATCCATGGAACCAGGCTTCTTCAAACATTACAACCTCAAACGCCAGACTGCCCAAGAGATCTTCACCGACACTCATAAGGACCTGCTCAAGAAAGCTCAAGAGTGGTTTATCAGCACCTCACAGTCGTGTTCTGTGGTCGCCGCCCTTATCGCCGCAGTTGCCTACACCTCCGCCACCACCGTGCCGGGAGGCAACAATCAGAACACGGGTTTCCCCATGTTCGAGAGCCAGTCCACCTTCCAGGTTTTCGCCATGTCGTCTCTCATCGCCCTATGCTTCTCAGTGGCGGCTCTCGTCTCATTCCTCTCCATCCTCACCTCGCGCTTCCATGAGTCGGACTTCGAGACCAAACTCCCAACGCAGCTCCTAGGCGGTATCACCGCCCTCTTCTTGTCGATTGTCGCCAACCTCGTCTCCTTCTGTGCGGGTCATTTCTACATCATCCACAACAAGCTTGAGTCCAGCGTGTACTTCTTATATGGGTTCCTGAGCCTCCCGGTGATGACATTCTTCTTTATGTCGCAGTTGCGTCTCTACGTTGATCTCATAAGGGCCCAGTTTTCCCAGGAGCCGGAACGATCCGGAGAGCCACATTGCTTCTAA